From Tiliqua scincoides isolate rTilSci1 chromosome 2, rTilSci1.hap2, whole genome shotgun sequence, the proteins below share one genomic window:
- the LOC136641554 gene encoding zinc finger protein RFP-like isoform X2 produces MATAGSVVKQFCEETTCPICLDYFTDPVITKCGHNFCRACLTQSSGELDRNASCPQCRNVVQPNSLRPNRQLANIVEITKKYSVQVTRRAETLCEMHEEPLKLFCRDDEAPICVVCDRSKEHREHRVILVEEAAKEYKKQLKAEKQEIMSIVEQMHKYLQEKELFWLKQLVDLGKEIKRRQDENMMKLAEEISHFSHLIKDVELQCQQPPSKFLQDIRHTLSRCQESRARELDLSPGLEWRLRSNSPKISVLHKAMKDLEGSLREALIKVSVTLDPGTAHPQLVLSEDLKSVMSGNHKQNLPYSPERFNALPCVLGRERFTSGRHCWEVEVKVEKVKERGWWAVGVARESLRRKGWICLSLPEGIWAVGKDSSHPHEVLAYTSPLPTPVALRGELKKIRVFLDYEEGHVEFFDADTDRFIFSFPPDSLSGEGLRPFFWVQEGVCIQCCILRKIPTTISNSCQPERRRPTQR; encoded by the exons ATGGCTACTGCTGGGAGTGTGGTCAAGCAGTTCTGCGAGGAGACAACCTGCCCCATCTGCCTGGATTATTTCACCGATCCCGTGATTACGAAGTGTGGGCACAATTTCTGCAGAGCCTGCCTGACCCAGTCCTCAGGGGAACTAGACAGAAATGCCTCCTGCCCTCAGTGCAGGAATGTTGTTCAGCCAAACAGCCTCAGGCCAAACCGGCAGCTGGCCAACATCGTGGAGATCACCAAGAAATACAGTGTCCAGGTGACCAGGAGGGCAGAGACACTCTGTGAGATGCACGAGGAGCCCCTGAAGCTCTTCTGCAGGGATGATGAAGCCCCCATCTGTGTGGTGTGTGACCGGTCCAAGGAGCACAGGGAGCATCGGGTGATTCTTGTAGAGGAGGCTGCCAAAGAGTATAAG AAACAGTTAAAAGCAGAGAAACAGGAGATCATGTCTATCGTGGAGCAAATGCACAAGTACCTTCAGGAAAAAGAGCTCTTCTGGTTGAAGCAGCTGGTTGACCTGGGAAAAGAGATCAAGAGGAGACAGGACGAAAATATGATGAAACTCGCTGAGGAGATCTCCCATTTCAGTCACCTGATCAAGGACGTGgagctgcagtgccagcagccaccAAGTAAATTTCTGCAG GACATCAGACATACTTTGAGCAG GTGTCAAGAGTCAAGAGCGAGGGAGCTGGACCTTTCTCCAGGGCTGGAATGGAGACTCCGGAGCAACTCTCCAAAAATCTCAGTTCTTCATAAAGCCATGAAAGATTTGGAAG GGTCACTGAGAGAAGCACTGATCAAAG TGAGTGTCACCCTGGACCCAGGCACAGCACATCCCCAGCTGGTTCTATCAGAGGACCTGAAAAGCGTCATGTCTGGAAACCACAAGCAGAACCTGCCTTACAGCCCTGAGAGATTTAATGCATTGCCCTGTGTGCTGGGCCGTGAGAGATTCACCTCCGGAAGACACTGCTGGGAGGTGGAGGTGAAGGTGGAGAAGGTGAAAGAAAGGGGCTGGTGGGCTGTAGGGGTTGCTCGAGAGTCTCTCAGGCGGAAGGGATGGATTTGCCTTAGTCTTCCTGAGgggatctgggctgtggggaAGGACTCATCCCATCCTCATGAAGTTTTGGCTTATACTTCCCCTTTGCCAACCCCTGTGGCCCTGAGAGGTGAGCTCAAGAAGATCCGGGTGTTCTTGGACTATGAAGAGGGTCATGTGGAATTTTTTGATGCTGATACAGACAGATTCATCTTCTCTTTCCCTCCAGACTCGCTGTCTGGGGAGGGCCTCAGACCCTTCTTCTGGGTGCAGGAGGGCGTTTGTATACAGTGTTGTATCTTGAGGAAAATCCCAACAACCATAAGCAACTCTTGCCAGCCTGAAAGGAGGAGACCCACCCAACGCTGA
- the LOC136641554 gene encoding zinc finger protein RFP-like isoform X1, with product MATAGSVVKQFCEETTCPICLDYFTDPVITKCGHNFCRACLTQSSGELDRNASCPQCRNVVQPNSLRPNRQLANIVEITKKYSVQVTRRAETLCEMHEEPLKLFCRDDEAPICVVCDRSKEHREHRVILVEEAAKEYKEIIQAHRKSLEKKREKLVEQKKAEMQRSHKYLKQLKAEKQEIMSIVEQMHKYLQEKELFWLKQLVDLGKEIKRRQDENMMKLAEEISHFSHLIKDVELQCQQPPSKFLQDIRHTLSRCQESRARELDLSPGLEWRLRSNSPKISVLHKAMKDLEGSLREALIKVSVTLDPGTAHPQLVLSEDLKSVMSGNHKQNLPYSPERFNALPCVLGRERFTSGRHCWEVEVKVEKVKERGWWAVGVARESLRRKGWICLSLPEGIWAVGKDSSHPHEVLAYTSPLPTPVALRGELKKIRVFLDYEEGHVEFFDADTDRFIFSFPPDSLSGEGLRPFFWVQEGVCIQCCILRKIPTTISNSCQPERRRPTQR from the exons ATGGCTACTGCTGGGAGTGTGGTCAAGCAGTTCTGCGAGGAGACAACCTGCCCCATCTGCCTGGATTATTTCACCGATCCCGTGATTACGAAGTGTGGGCACAATTTCTGCAGAGCCTGCCTGACCCAGTCCTCAGGGGAACTAGACAGAAATGCCTCCTGCCCTCAGTGCAGGAATGTTGTTCAGCCAAACAGCCTCAGGCCAAACCGGCAGCTGGCCAACATCGTGGAGATCACCAAGAAATACAGTGTCCAGGTGACCAGGAGGGCAGAGACACTCTGTGAGATGCACGAGGAGCCCCTGAAGCTCTTCTGCAGGGATGATGAAGCCCCCATCTGTGTGGTGTGTGACCGGTCCAAGGAGCACAGGGAGCATCGGGTGATTCTTGTAGAGGAGGCTGCCAAAGAGTATAAG GAAATAATTCAGGCCCACCGGAAGTctctggagaaaaaaagagagaagcttGTAGAACAGAAAAAGGCTGAAATGCAGAGAAGCCACAAATATctg AAACAGTTAAAAGCAGAGAAACAGGAGATCATGTCTATCGTGGAGCAAATGCACAAGTACCTTCAGGAAAAAGAGCTCTTCTGGTTGAAGCAGCTGGTTGACCTGGGAAAAGAGATCAAGAGGAGACAGGACGAAAATATGATGAAACTCGCTGAGGAGATCTCCCATTTCAGTCACCTGATCAAGGACGTGgagctgcagtgccagcagccaccAAGTAAATTTCTGCAG GACATCAGACATACTTTGAGCAG GTGTCAAGAGTCAAGAGCGAGGGAGCTGGACCTTTCTCCAGGGCTGGAATGGAGACTCCGGAGCAACTCTCCAAAAATCTCAGTTCTTCATAAAGCCATGAAAGATTTGGAAG GGTCACTGAGAGAAGCACTGATCAAAG TGAGTGTCACCCTGGACCCAGGCACAGCACATCCCCAGCTGGTTCTATCAGAGGACCTGAAAAGCGTCATGTCTGGAAACCACAAGCAGAACCTGCCTTACAGCCCTGAGAGATTTAATGCATTGCCCTGTGTGCTGGGCCGTGAGAGATTCACCTCCGGAAGACACTGCTGGGAGGTGGAGGTGAAGGTGGAGAAGGTGAAAGAAAGGGGCTGGTGGGCTGTAGGGGTTGCTCGAGAGTCTCTCAGGCGGAAGGGATGGATTTGCCTTAGTCTTCCTGAGgggatctgggctgtggggaAGGACTCATCCCATCCTCATGAAGTTTTGGCTTATACTTCCCCTTTGCCAACCCCTGTGGCCCTGAGAGGTGAGCTCAAGAAGATCCGGGTGTTCTTGGACTATGAAGAGGGTCATGTGGAATTTTTTGATGCTGATACAGACAGATTCATCTTCTCTTTCCCTCCAGACTCGCTGTCTGGGGAGGGCCTCAGACCCTTCTTCTGGGTGCAGGAGGGCGTTTGTATACAGTGTTGTATCTTGAGGAAAATCCCAACAACCATAAGCAACTCTTGCCAGCCTGAAAGGAGGAGACCCACCCAACGCTGA